A DNA window from Drosophila pseudoobscura strain MV-25-SWS-2005 chromosome 2, UCI_Dpse_MV25, whole genome shotgun sequence contains the following coding sequences:
- the LOC6896696 gene encoding prolyl 4-hydroxylase subunit alpha-1-like isoform X1, producing MPDDMLFMHRFSITHSLAKRYSRKMTPIMRMLALGLGLASVAEGWYDETVKDHTHRKNYVVSEQSRLQLVEQDLELAANLNAYAEQLQKKISVLRRVAENWRRALDEAKGREEEYLSNPLHSFPLIRTLHEDWGPVERLMQQLVGQEQIAALELMREHLPGAEDVAEAMWGIFRIVHTHNLEPKDVAEGVLDGIQYRGRLSALDCQALGKFYFHVADYQTAIKWLTLSQDLMEEQPLEYYDELGATSSGITLLLARCLVALDRFHEAEILLRGDKTFGDKAYHIVSHFQEHPPQQSINIGSRGFTEKFNRLCRSMSRRKTDGSAAHSQPARLHCRYNATTTAFLRLAPLRMEELSLDPYIVLYHNVLSDEEMARLENMSTPLLHRARIFDKETKKPKISPVRSADEVGIPNPKLVTEDIQLVECIQKRITDLTGLMLTSMRRIQFLKYGFGGIYVPHHDFFSVHTPTSRLHGDRIATVIFYLNDVEHGGATAFPNLDLVVPTERGAVLFWHNMDGETYDLDYRTLHGACPVIVGTKMVMAGWIYEWDQMFVKSTYYPPRQKDYRQLN from the exons ATGCCCGATGACATGCTATTTATGCATCGATTTTCCATCACCCACTCGCTGGCAAAGCGATACTCACGAAAGATGACTCCCATAATGCGGATGCTGGCTCTTGGACTCGGCCTGGCCTCCGTGGCTGAGGGCTGGTACGATGAGACTGTGAAAGACCACACCCACCGCAAGAACTATGTCGTctcggagcagagcagactgCAGCTTGTGGAGCAGGACCTCGAGCTGGCGGCGAATCTCAACGCATACGcggagcagctgcagaagaAGATCAGTGTGCTGAGGAG AGTGGCTGAGAATTGGCGGCGGGCTTTGGACGAGGCAAAGGGCAGGGAGGAGGAGTACCTATCGAATCCGCTGCACAGTTTCCCGCTCATCCGCACGTTGCACGAAGACTGGGGCCCCGTGGAGAGGCTCATGCAGCAGCTCGTGGGGCAAGAGCAGATCGCTGCGTTGGAGCTGATGCGGGAGCATCTTCCCGGGGCGGAAGATGTGGCAGAGGCCATGTGGGGAATTTTCCGCATTGTCCACACGCATAATCTCGAACCGAAGGATGTGGCCGAGGGAGTCCTGGATGGCATCCAGTACAG GGGTCGGCTCTCTGCTTTGGACTGCCAGGCGCTGGGGAAGTTCTACTTCCACGTAGCCGACTACCAGACAGCCATCAAGTGGCTGACCCTGTCCCAAGATCTGATGGAGGAGCAACCTCTGGAGTACTACGATGAGCTGGGGGCCACGAGCAGTGGCATTACCCTTCTGCTGGCCCGCTGCCTGGTGGCCTTAGACAGGTTCCACGAGGCAGAGATTCTTCTGAGGGGGGACAAAACGTTCGGGGACAAGGCCTACCACATCGTGTCGCACTTCCAGGAGCATCCACCCCAGCAATCCATCAACATTGGGAGCAGGGGCTTCACAGAGAAATTTAACCGCCTCTGCAGATCGATGAGCAGACGGAAGACGGACGGATCCGCAGCCCACTCGCAGCCTGCGCGCCTGCATTGTCGCTACAATGCCACAACCACAGCCTTCCTGCGACTGGCCCCCTTACGGATGGAGGAGCTCTCCTTGGACCCCTACATCGTGCTGTACCACAATGTCCTGAGCGACGAAGAGATGGCCAGGCTGGAAAACATGAGCACCCCTCTGCTGCACCGCGCGCGCATCTTCGATAAGGAgacaaaaaaacccaaaatctcACCCGTCCGCTCCGCCGATGAAGTCGGGATCCCGAACCCCAAGTTGGTGACAGAGGATATACAGCTGGTGGAGTGCATTCAGAAACGAATAACGGATCTCACGGGCCTCATGCTAACGAGCATGAGACGTATTCAATTCCTGAAGTACGGCTTTGGCGGGATCTACGTGCCTCACCACGACTTCTTCAGCGTGCACACACCGACCTCACGTCTCCATGGTGATCGCATTGCCACCGTGATCTTCTAC CTGAACGATGTGGAGCATGGGGGGGCCACTGCCTTCCCCAATTTGGATCTGGTGGTGCCCACGGAGCGGGGCGCAGTCCTCTTCTGGCACAACATGGATGGCGAGACATACGACCTTGACTATCGCACCCTCCACGGCGCCTGTCCCGTTATCGTTGGCACTAAAATGG TAATGGCGGGCTGGATATACGAGTGGGATCAGATGTTTGTCAAGTCCACCTACTATCCACCTCGGCAGAAGGACTACAGGCAATTAAATTAA
- the LOC6896696 gene encoding prolyl 4-hydroxylase subunit alpha-1-like isoform X2 has product MPDDMLFMHRFSITHSLAKRYSRKMTPIMRMLALGLGLASVAEGWYDETVKDHTHRKNYVVSEQSRLQLVEQDLELAANLNAYAEQLQKKISVLRRVAENWRRALDEAKGREEEYLSNPLHSFPLIRTLHEDWGPVERLMQQLVGQEQIAALELMREHLPGAEDVAEAMWGIFRIVHTHNLEPKDVAEGVLDGIQYRGRLSALDCQALGKFYFHVADYQTAIKWLTLSQDLMEEQPLEYYDELGATSSGITLLLARCLVALDRFHEAEILLRGDKTFGDKAYHIVSHFQEHPPQQSINIGSRGFTEKFNRLCRSMSRRKTDGSAAHSQPARLHCRYNATTTAFLRLAPLRMEELSLDPYIVLYHNVLSDEEMARLENMSTPLLHRARIFDKETKKPKISPVRSADEVGIPNPKLVTEDIQLVECIQKRITDLTGLMLTSMRRIQFLKYGFGGIYVPHHDFFSVHTPTSRLHGDRIATVIFYLNDVEHGGATAFPNLDLVVPTERGAVLFWHNMDGETYDLDYRTLHGACPVIVGTKMDTIAAT; this is encoded by the exons ATGCCCGATGACATGCTATTTATGCATCGATTTTCCATCACCCACTCGCTGGCAAAGCGATACTCACGAAAGATGACTCCCATAATGCGGATGCTGGCTCTTGGACTCGGCCTGGCCTCCGTGGCTGAGGGCTGGTACGATGAGACTGTGAAAGACCACACCCACCGCAAGAACTATGTCGTctcggagcagagcagactgCAGCTTGTGGAGCAGGACCTCGAGCTGGCGGCGAATCTCAACGCATACGcggagcagctgcagaagaAGATCAGTGTGCTGAGGAG AGTGGCTGAGAATTGGCGGCGGGCTTTGGACGAGGCAAAGGGCAGGGAGGAGGAGTACCTATCGAATCCGCTGCACAGTTTCCCGCTCATCCGCACGTTGCACGAAGACTGGGGCCCCGTGGAGAGGCTCATGCAGCAGCTCGTGGGGCAAGAGCAGATCGCTGCGTTGGAGCTGATGCGGGAGCATCTTCCCGGGGCGGAAGATGTGGCAGAGGCCATGTGGGGAATTTTCCGCATTGTCCACACGCATAATCTCGAACCGAAGGATGTGGCCGAGGGAGTCCTGGATGGCATCCAGTACAG GGGTCGGCTCTCTGCTTTGGACTGCCAGGCGCTGGGGAAGTTCTACTTCCACGTAGCCGACTACCAGACAGCCATCAAGTGGCTGACCCTGTCCCAAGATCTGATGGAGGAGCAACCTCTGGAGTACTACGATGAGCTGGGGGCCACGAGCAGTGGCATTACCCTTCTGCTGGCCCGCTGCCTGGTGGCCTTAGACAGGTTCCACGAGGCAGAGATTCTTCTGAGGGGGGACAAAACGTTCGGGGACAAGGCCTACCACATCGTGTCGCACTTCCAGGAGCATCCACCCCAGCAATCCATCAACATTGGGAGCAGGGGCTTCACAGAGAAATTTAACCGCCTCTGCAGATCGATGAGCAGACGGAAGACGGACGGATCCGCAGCCCACTCGCAGCCTGCGCGCCTGCATTGTCGCTACAATGCCACAACCACAGCCTTCCTGCGACTGGCCCCCTTACGGATGGAGGAGCTCTCCTTGGACCCCTACATCGTGCTGTACCACAATGTCCTGAGCGACGAAGAGATGGCCAGGCTGGAAAACATGAGCACCCCTCTGCTGCACCGCGCGCGCATCTTCGATAAGGAgacaaaaaaacccaaaatctcACCCGTCCGCTCCGCCGATGAAGTCGGGATCCCGAACCCCAAGTTGGTGACAGAGGATATACAGCTGGTGGAGTGCATTCAGAAACGAATAACGGATCTCACGGGCCTCATGCTAACGAGCATGAGACGTATTCAATTCCTGAAGTACGGCTTTGGCGGGATCTACGTGCCTCACCACGACTTCTTCAGCGTGCACACACCGACCTCACGTCTCCATGGTGATCGCATTGCCACCGTGATCTTCTAC CTGAACGATGTGGAGCATGGGGGGGCCACTGCCTTCCCCAATTTGGATCTGGTGGTGCCCACGGAGCGGGGCGCAGTCCTCTTCTGGCACAACATGGATGGCGAGACATACGACCTTGACTATCGCACCCTCCACGGCGCCTGTCCCGTTATCGTTGGCACTAAAATGG
- the LOC6896695 gene encoding prolyl 4-hydroxylase subunit alpha-2-like, with protein sequence MLPLLVLLILTSAAGQSQSKTSAETSSNPPKEFMTSMADRMELLLLDRELISNLVQYAEELQEKVDVLQRCAKAMQIPLEDSKGREEEYLSNPLHSFQLIRHMHEDWRHLEKFMRQPVGQDQINFLKNKATKFPSVEETEEATEAIYRIIFTYNVDPADLVKGLIDGVQYNSSISAIDSLSLGTLFFQWGEYKNAHEYLHYIFDLVNPEYYSVYDVLGLASREVFMLMARCLVELDLEEDARTTLMGHPALAEHSERLLTLYRNTRHVPVSWELMPFLPEEFNQICRSSHQNKPSRLHCRYNTTTTPFLRLAPLRMEELSLDPYIVVYHNVLSDAEIAEVERVTEPLLKRSVVFDGKGNKMSTSKRRTALGAWLPDDNMDVSGRAVIQRIFRRIHELTGLIINDRQDMQLIKYGYGGHYDIHFDYFNTSTPITKARGDRMATVLFYLNDMKHGGSTAFTDLQLKVPSERGKVLFWYNMRGETHDVDSRTLHGACPVINGTKTILSCWIHELDQMFIQPTYRPGNRLS encoded by the exons ATGCTGCCACTCCTGGTCCTCCTAATCCTCACGAGTGCTGCTGGTCAGAGTCAGAGTAAGACGAGCGCGGAAACGAGCTCCAATCCACCCAAGGAGTTTATGACCTCAATGGCTGATCgaatggagctgctgctgctggacagGGAGCTGATCTCAAACCTCGTGCAATATGCTGAAGAGTTGCAGGAAAAAGTCGACGTGCTGCAGAG ATGTGCAAAGGCGATGCAAATACCTCTGGAGGATTCGAAGGGCAGGGAGGAGGAGTACCTATCGAATCCGCTGCACAGTTTCCAACTCATCCGACACATGCACGAGGACTGGCGCCATTTAGAGAAGTTCATGCGGCAGCCTGTGGGGCAGG ATCAGATTAATTTCCTTAAAAACAAGGCAACGAAATTTCCTTCAGTAGAAGAGACTGAGGAAGCCACGGAGGCTATTTATCGGATTATCTTCACCTATAATGTGGATCCAGCGGATCTCGTAAAGGGGCTAATCGATGGCGTGCAGTACAA TAGTAGCATTTCAGCCATTGACAGCCTCTCTCTGGGAACCCTATTCTTCCAGTGGGGGGAGTACAAAAATGCCCACGAATATCTTCACTACATCTTCGATCTGGTAAATCCAGAGTATTATTCGGTCTACGATGTGCTAGGATTGGCCTCAAGGGAAGTCTTCATGCTCATGGCCCGCTGCCTCGTGGAGTTGG ACTTGGAGGAGGACGCTCGAACGACACTGATGGGCCACCCAGCACTGGCGGAGCACTCGGAGCGTCTGCTCACCCTCTACAGAAACACGAGACACGTCCCTGTTTCGTGGGAGCTGATGCCCTTTCTTCCCGAGGAATTCAATCAGATCTGCCGCTCCTCGCACCAAAATAAACCCTCGCGTCTGCACTGTCGCTACAATACCACAACCACTCCCTTCCTGCGCCTGGCCCCCCTACGGATGGAGGAGCTGTCGCTGGATCCTTATATCGTGGTCTACCATAATGTTCTCTCCGACGCGGAAATAGCCGAAGTGGAGAGAGTTACTGAGCCGCTTCTGAAACGCAGTGTCGTGTTTGATGGAAAGGGAAATAAGATGTCCACCAGCAAGAGGCGCACAGCCCTGGGCGCCTGGCTCCCCGACGATAATATGGACGTCTCGGGCCGGGCAGTGATACAACGCATCTTCAGGCGCATACACGAACTGACCGGCTTAATAATAAACGATCGTCAGGACATGCAGCTGATAAAATACGGCTACGGGGGCCACTACGATATCCATTTCGACTACTTTAATACCTCCACTCCGATCACCAAGGCCAGAGGCGACCGCATGGCGACTGTCCTCTTCTAC CTGAACGATATGAAACACGGCGGCTCCACTGCCTTTACCGATCTACAGCTTAAGGTCCCCTCGGAGCGGGGCAAGGTCCTCTTTTGGTACAATATGCGGGGGGAGACACACGACGTGGACAGTCGAACCCTTCACGGTGCCTGCCCCGTCATCAATGGCACCAAAACAA TCCTTTCCTGCTGGATACACGAGCTGGATCAAATGTTTATCCAGCCCACCTATCGGCCAGGGAATAGGCTTTCATAG